TAGCCACTCCCTCTTGTCGGAGTTCTTGGACTCTCTTTTGGAAAGCAAAAGCTTCCTCCTATTGGAGAAGAGTTGCGATCTTTTGCGCTGCATCTCGAGCAATGAGGTGAATGAGACCCACGTTCCCCCCGGGACGGGCCATAAGAGAGAGGACTCCTTTGGTTCCGGCGGCGTAGACAAAAATTTGGGTACCGGTTCCCACCACCGAAGCTTCGCTAAACTGGCCTCCTCCCAGCGTGTCACAGATCCGTTTTCCCAAGCCGAGAGCTGTGGCCACCATGGCTGCCACACGAGTTGGATCACCGCCACTTAAGGAATGCGCGATAGAAAGGCCATCCGAAGTGGCCACGATGGCACCGGTTACCTCCGGTAAAGCACTGCGAATCTCGTTGAGAATTTCGTTCAGTTCATCAGCTAATGCCATGACTACTAACTCCTTTCTTTTCCGGGATACAAACGACCAGAACTAAAACCGCGTTACACTCCTGCTAGGAAAGAAACACCTTCCAAGCTTTTCCTTCTGAGGCGTGTCTTCTTTCTCATTTTCTGTCAATGCTTTTCGAGCCGTCACCCAACGTGGGGGGCTAACAGTAGTCAGTTTTGAAACCTTTTGGCAACTAGCTTTTGCAAAGCTTTTCCAAAAGGCGCTGCAGCAGAGCCCAGGAGCTGGGGGCCACCCGAGCATCTAGCCCCAGAACCTGGTCCTCTTCCAGTTGAAAATAGCCCGCGACTTCGGGCGGTCGCCACACCCGAGGAAGATCCTGATGCGTCACTCCCACGACAAACGGCAAGGGAAGCCGGGAGAGGATAAAATCGTGGATTTTTCGTGCTTGCGAAAATTGTCCCGGATGTTTCCCGGAAACCAATAGGATAAGACCACAGGCTCCCTCGCAGAGCACTTCCCACATGTAAACGAAGCGCTCTTGACCGGGAGTCCCATAGAGATGAATGAGAGCTTCTTCCGTCTGAATGGTCCCGAAATCCAGGGCCACGGTTGTCGTGGGTTTGATGGATCCATCCGTGCATAGGGCTTCGGTATCAACAACCTCCGTTTGGCTCAGGGTACGGATAAACGTCGTCTTTCCAGCACCGAACGGTCCGGAGACGAGGATTTTGATGGGTAGGGTATTAACCGATGTTTTCATACATTGCACCAGCGCCGGGTCAGGGCCGCGATAAGACGCCCGATCCATCCTTTTTTGCGGCCAATAGACGCATGGGGCCGCGTTCTGGGTTGTGCCGCGTCCGGTTGATTTGGCCTTGAGGGCGCGTGGGGGAGAACGCCCTGTTCCGGTTGGATCTTGTGCGCTTTCTTTTCGAACTGGCGGTAAGGGATGATAAGACCGAGTGCCCGAAGTTTAAAGAGTTGAAAAAGGACTTCTTGAAGGTCTAGTCCCAGCGCCTTTTGAATCTGGGATCCGGAAGCTCCCGCCTGCAAAAGCGGGTAGACTTTGCACCAGAAGTCAAATAAATCGTCTTCGAGCCAAGCTTCTGCGTCTTCGTTGACTACAAAGACCGTGTCGGGATGGGGCAAGTGGTCGACAAAGGGATCAGGTTCGGAAAGGGCTGCGAGGCATGAACCGGCAAGCCGCTCCACCGGCAAGTCAAACTCAGCTGGCTCGCGCGGTAAGGGGACGCGCTCGTAAGAAAACTCGGCGCTTTCCTCCAAGGCGATTTCCATCATGTACTGGCGAAGAGCAGGGGTATTTTCCACGGGTCGCCCCCCAACGGTCATGCCCACCAGGGTGCCATTACGGATTCGGAGTTCGTAGGTCAGGCGACACCGAGGGTGGTAAACTTTGAGGATGCCCGAATCCTTCGCAACTAATGCGATAACATCGGGAAAAGAAAGGTCTTTAAAAGTCCCAAAAATGGCCATTCGGGTCGACCCTCATGGTTAATGCGATAAAGTATCCTCGAGAAGACCGAAAATTTACGCAAAAGCAAGAAAAAAACTCGTTTTTTCTCTTGTCGAGAGGAAGTAAGCGAAAAAGGGATGAAGTGGCATAAATCCTGCTAAGCCGGAAGTACGATGTTCCCCAACGGTGCCTCAGTGATTGTACTGGAATGTATTGTGCCGGCTCATGAGGCGCCCCATCTTGGGAAGATGCTTGAGTCATTGCCTAACGTGGAGGTCTTTCTTACGCGGGTTCGCGTTTGGCCGGGGATGAACCGAAAGTCGTTGCATAACCGCTGGGAACAGAGAGATGGGGACTTTAGCACGATGACGAAGCTTGAGGTCGTGTCAGCAAGCGAAAAAGTGGAAGAAATTGTGCAGCTGGTCCGCCGGCATCTTGGCCGGAGGAAAAAACTCAAGCAAGAAATCCTTCTGCGATTCGTTCAAGGGGTTTACCCCATTGGCTCGTCCGATGAGCCCCAGCAGAGGGACGGGGCTGGGCGTCGCCAGCTAGCCCAAGTCGAATAGCGCCCGGCTTTTTCCCCAATTGACCTTGTGGGGGAAGATTCTCCTATCAAGCCAAAGTGAACCATGGGCTTGTTTGGGTTGGGAGCGTGGCGGGATCAGGAAGAGAAGGGCTTGATTTGCCTTGCCGCCGGGAACGAAGTTCTCCTTTGCAAACTTGTTAGCATTTGCTAGCGCCTGGCCGGTTGGCTAACTTGATAGCACGAAAGACCGCGCCGCCTGTGCTTTTTTTCTTGGCTATCTCACCCGGAGTAGCGGGGGAGTAGGTGCACGGGAGGGGTCTTGTTGTATCAACTTCCACAGGAGGATGATTCTATGGGTTCGTCGACGTATCCCCCATTTGATCTTGGCAGGCTTTTGCGCACCGTTTTCGATCCCCAGCCGGGCGAGCGACTGGCACTCCTCATCGATCTTCCCGAACCACAAGACCTTCCAAAGCTTCCTTTCCTCAATCATCCTGCGCTTGTCCCGCAGCGCTATGGCTACGAGGTTTTCTATCTTGGCTTACACAACGGCCTTTTGAAAGAGTTTGGACTTTCTGGCGGACAATTGTATGCGTACCGCACCACTGGCGGAAGTAATTTAGACCTTCCCGAGGATGCCTACGATTTGGAAGGGCGTCGTTACTGGTTTGATGAACACATCTATCCCTCGTACGATATTTTTCTTTGTTTCTCTAGCTTCTCCGCAACGGCACCCCTGACCGCTAAAGCCAAACAGTTTGGGTTCCGGGGAGCAACCTTACATGGACTCAACCAGATCATCCTAGAGACAGGGCTTTCGGCGGATTATGAGGAAGTAAGTCGCAGTACGGAAAAATTGCGCAAAGGATTAACTTGCGCGGACGTTTTTACATTAGAGTTCCGAGTGGGTGACCAGGTGTTTCTCCTTTCCCTTGCGACCTCCGGGCAAGAGGCACAGAAAAGCCATGGGATCTGTCGTGGAAAGCATCCTGATGTGGTCAATCTTCCCGCGGGAGAGGTCTACTTTGTTCCGACAGGAGCTCAGGGTGAATTTCCCATTCGGCTGGAGGACGGAACGGTAGCTGTTGCACGGGCGGAAGGGGGAAGGGTAGTAGAATTTTCGCTTCTGCGAGGGGATAGACAAGGGGTCGATCTTTTAAACGAGAAGATCCGTGTTGACGCGGCTGCCGGGGTGATCGGGGAATTGGGTTTTGGAACGCAGCCATATCCGCCTTCGGGTAGGGACATCCAGGATGAGAAGATTCTTGGCACGATCCACCTTGCCCTGGGAAGGAACGATCACTTGGGCGGCGAGGTTTCTCCGGAAAAGTTCCGG
This portion of the Candidatus Methylacidithermus pantelleriae genome encodes:
- a CDS encoding roadblock/LC7 domain-containing protein → MALADELNEILNEIRSALPEVTGAIVATSDGLSIAHSLSGGDPTRVAAMVATALGLGKRICDTLGGGQFSEASVVGTGTQIFVYAAGTKGVLSLMARPGGNVGLIHLIARDAAQKIATLLQ
- a CDS encoding GTP-binding protein, encoding MKTSVNTLPIKILVSGPFGAGKTTFIRTLSQTEVVDTEALCTDGSIKPTTTVALDFGTIQTEEALIHLYGTPGQERFVYMWEVLCEGACGLILLVSGKHPGQFSQARKIHDFILSRLPLPFVVGVTHQDLPRVWRPPEVAGYFQLEEDQVLGLDARVAPSSWALLQRLLEKLCKS
- a CDS encoding DUF4388 domain-containing protein, which produces MAIFGTFKDLSFPDVIALVAKDSGILKVYHPRCRLTYELRIRNGTLVGMTVGGRPVENTPALRQYMMEIALEESAEFSYERVPLPREPAEFDLPVERLAGSCLAALSEPDPFVDHLPHPDTVFVVNEDAEAWLEDDLFDFWCKVYPLLQAGASGSQIQKALGLDLQEVLFQLFKLRALGLIIPYRQFEKKAHKIQPEQGVLPHAPSRPNQPDAAQPRTRPHASIGRKKGWIGRLIAALTRRWCNV
- a CDS encoding M29 family metallopeptidase, translated to MGSSTYPPFDLGRLLRTVFDPQPGERLALLIDLPEPQDLPKLPFLNHPALVPQRYGYEVFYLGLHNGLLKEFGLSGGQLYAYRTTGGSNLDLPEDAYDLEGRRYWFDEHIYPSYDIFLCFSSFSATAPLTAKAKQFGFRGATLHGLNQIILETGLSADYEEVSRSTEKLRKGLTCADVFTLEFRVGDQVFLLSLATSGQEAQKSHGICRGKHPDVVNLPAGEVYFVPTGAQGEFPIRLEDGTVAVARAEGGRVVEFSLLRGDRQGVDLLNEKIRVDAAAGVIGELGFGTQPYPPSGRDIQDEKILGTIHLALGRNDHLGGEVSPEKFRIKRNATHDDILYAPFKTPEIDLLQVVMERQGQKTVLLTHYSPAPYLLSLLA